From a region of the Mesomycoplasma ovipneumoniae ATCC 29419 genome:
- a CDS encoding MATE family efflux transporter, with protein MHFSIKKFFPDSPEMWKKFAKITIPVILATLFISINNFIDNFMVSQISGGITAVGMANFWTGIVFSFIISINTIGSIIFAQYWGKKEFKLARQVNNIRYILSFIVILFFAVLSWAFPESLLRVVQWRRGSSGLDQDIFEQAKSYLFIISFSWILFAYIVTSSGILREIGVMKVSVLFNTLTLVTNIGLNFLLIPLMGVSGSALATVISRLITSFLMYLYQLFYRKEISLSVLKMFQIDRQIWKQFFARFVGMSLVTIASLIISVRSVLWSQSLPPGSIGIDDGSGFYKFWGIGFLTISGIILTIANIFFTTFASIQTSVSIVVGQNLGQNKIELAKKNAAMLKGFLFVVSVVMSVVAFIIVFAITKTDLITTGIKEQVQKGLSDYFTENNLPVDQSIIDAQKVLAVDFYLNQIFIICIVIILINPIWVQINASLTIIKAGGRANFASWWDFFTGLGQLVWQILIVLVFIPLISEVHLKLFISLTVFYLSDILKWIIFELIYLKSNWAINLTLENSALKESI; from the coding sequence ATGCATTTTTCAATAAAAAAATTTTTTCCTGATTCGCCAGAGATGTGGAAAAAATTTGCTAAAATTACTATTCCAGTAATTTTAGCAACGCTTTTTATTTCGATAAATAATTTTATTGATAATTTCATGGTTTCCCAAATCAGTGGCGGTATTACGGCTGTCGGGATGGCCAATTTTTGAACAGGAATTGTTTTTTCTTTTATAATTTCGATTAACACAATCGGGTCAATTATTTTTGCCCAATACTGAGGAAAAAAAGAATTCAAACTGGCCCGGCAAGTAAATAATATTAGATATATTCTTTCTTTTATTGTTATTTTATTTTTTGCTGTCCTGTCCTGAGCTTTTCCTGAAAGTCTGCTCAGAGTCGTTCAGTGAAGAAGGGGTTCGTCAGGTTTAGACCAAGATATTTTTGAGCAAGCAAAAAGTTACTTATTTATAATAAGTTTTTCTTGAATCTTGTTTGCCTACATTGTCACTTCCTCAGGAATTCTACGCGAAATTGGTGTAATGAAAGTTTCTGTTCTTTTTAACACTTTGACTTTAGTAACGAATATTGGGCTTAATTTTTTGCTAATTCCACTAATGGGAGTCTCTGGTTCAGCACTTGCAACTGTAATTTCAAGACTAATAACCTCTTTTTTAATGTATCTTTATCAACTTTTTTATAGAAAAGAAATTAGTCTCTCAGTTTTAAAAATGTTTCAAATTGACAGACAAATTTGAAAGCAGTTTTTTGCCCGGTTTGTCGGAATGTCGCTTGTAACTATTGCCTCTTTAATTATTTCAGTCCGCTCTGTTCTTTGATCCCAAAGTTTGCCGCCTGGTTCAATTGGAATTGACGATGGCAGTGGTTTTTATAAATTTTGAGGCATTGGATTTTTAACCATTTCAGGAATAATTCTCACAATTGCTAACATTTTTTTTACAACTTTTGCCTCAATTCAGACAAGTGTTTCGATTGTTGTTGGTCAAAATTTAGGCCAAAACAAAATTGAACTAGCCAAAAAAAACGCTGCAATGTTAAAAGGTTTTTTATTTGTTGTTTCAGTTGTTATGTCGGTTGTTGCCTTTATTATCGTTTTTGCTATCACAAAAACTGACTTGATCACGACAGGAATTAAAGAACAAGTTCAAAAAGGACTCTCTGATTATTTCACCGAAAATAATTTACCAGTTGACCAAAGTATTATTGACGCCCAAAAAGTTTTGGCCGTTGATTTCTATCTAAATCAGATTTTTATAATCTGTATAGTTATAATTTTAATTAATCCAATTTGGGTTCAAATTAATGCCTCTTTAACGATAATTAAGGCCGGTGGACGGGCTAATTTTGCTAGTTGGTGAGATTTTTTTACCGGTTTAGGTCAACTTGTTTGACAAATTCTTATAGTTTTAGTTTTTATCCCGCTGATTTCTGAGGTTCATTTAAAACTTTTTATTTCACTGACAGTTTTTTATCTTTCAGATATACTAAAGTGAATTATTTTTGAACTAATTTATCTAAAAAGCAATTGGGCGATTAATTTGACGCTTGAAAATTCAGCTCTAAAAGAATCTATCTAA
- a CDS encoding valine--tRNA ligase yields the protein MENKYNHKTVEKNRNQKWLDKQFFYASSNPKKPFSIISPPPNVTGHLHLGHAWNIFIQDSLIRFHKLQGFDVLLLPCVDHAGIATQAKVEAFLAEKNISKFDLGRQKFIEKCYDWKDQQYLKIKEQWNKLGIAFDYSKERFTLDDEAQHAVSNFFIKLWEKNLIYRGKRAINWDVKLQTALSNIEVINKPVNQKMYYLKYFLKDSSEFLTVATTRIETISSDVVLAVNPKDKRYSGFIGKEVIHPLTKKIIKIIGDSNVSQDFGSGVMKVSAHSILDFDILEKNGLSAEDCIDDYGNLNKNTLEFEGKNRFQARDLIAKKLENEGLLIKVEDVVSNVGFSQRSGEIVEILKKPQWFVKMDELSQSLISHLNSKDKILFYPRGFEKNLRKWFDKIHDWTISRQLWWGHRIPVWYKNNDEFKVQIDSPGPGWTQDPDVLDTWFSSGISAFSFLGWPNNSELIKSYFPTSLLVTGWDILFFWVARMYFSSLFVMDKKPFEKVLLHGLIRDEEGRKMSKSLGNGIDPMEIIEKYGSDSLRQMLLFNSSPGKDIRFSVEKLNSAWNLSNKLWNIAKYIKSLDNTHRKPDFIDFWMEGKIYDFKKQIVKNIKKYNFSVIGTEINNFIFGDFSSRYIELIKTRQNGFYARKLLKSVLIISHPFMPFLTDFLMEEIFNEEILEQKMPRVRQFSDNQKVENILEIIDSLRFYRENLQISKKIMLEFCVLDAEFQKEEIEIISKFVFGKWVPNNEFIIKTKNFKISLKIPDEVKKAQEENDKKEIQFLKSEILRAETLLSNQKFVEKAPKEKVEQEREKLKKFKEKLEFYEKK from the coding sequence ATGGAAAATAAATATAATCATAAAACAGTTGAAAAAAATAGAAACCAAAAATGACTTGATAAGCAGTTTTTTTATGCTAGTTCAAATCCAAAAAAACCTTTTTCCATCATAAGTCCGCCTCCAAATGTTACAGGACACTTGCATCTAGGTCATGCTTGAAATATTTTTATTCAAGATTCTCTAATTAGATTTCATAAACTTCAAGGCTTTGACGTTCTTTTATTGCCTTGTGTTGATCATGCTGGAATTGCAACTCAAGCAAAAGTTGAAGCTTTTTTAGCAGAAAAAAATATTTCTAAATTCGACTTAGGCCGCCAAAAATTCATCGAAAAATGCTATGACTGAAAAGATCAGCAATATCTAAAAATCAAAGAACAGTGAAACAAATTAGGGATTGCATTTGATTATTCCAAAGAAAGATTTACGCTTGACGATGAGGCTCAGCACGCTGTTTCAAATTTTTTTATCAAATTGTGAGAAAAAAATTTGATTTATCGCGGAAAAAGAGCGATAAATTGGGATGTAAAATTACAAACCGCACTTTCAAATATTGAAGTTATCAACAAACCTGTAAATCAAAAAATGTACTATTTAAAGTACTTTTTGAAAGACTCAAGCGAATTTTTGACCGTGGCAACAACAAGAATTGAAACTATTTCGTCCGACGTTGTTTTAGCCGTAAATCCAAAAGATAAAAGATATTCAGGCTTTATTGGCAAAGAAGTTATTCATCCTTTGACTAAAAAAATCATAAAAATAATTGGCGACTCAAATGTTAGTCAAGATTTTGGCTCTGGAGTTATGAAAGTTTCGGCTCATTCAATTTTAGACTTTGATATTTTAGAAAAAAATGGCTTGTCAGCCGAAGATTGCATTGATGACTATGGTAATTTAAATAAAAATACCCTTGAATTTGAAGGTAAAAATCGATTTCAGGCCAGAGATTTAATTGCAAAAAAACTTGAAAATGAAGGCCTTTTAATTAAAGTCGAAGATGTTGTTTCAAATGTCGGCTTTTCACAAAGAAGCGGCGAAATTGTCGAAATTCTTAAAAAACCACAATGATTTGTCAAAATGGATGAACTGTCTCAGTCTTTAATTTCGCACCTGAATTCAAAAGATAAAATCTTATTTTATCCACGCGGATTTGAGAAAAATTTAAGAAAATGATTCGATAAAATCCATGACTGAACTATCTCACGCCAACTTTGATGAGGTCACAGAATCCCTGTTTGGTATAAAAATAATGACGAATTTAAGGTTCAAATAGACTCACCTGGCCCAGGATGAACTCAAGATCCAGACGTTCTTGATACTTGATTTTCTTCAGGAATTAGCGCTTTTTCTTTTTTAGGATGGCCTAATAATTCTGAACTAATTAAGTCCTATTTTCCGACAAGTTTACTCGTTACCGGGTGAGATATTTTATTTTTTTGAGTTGCTAGAATGTATTTTTCCTCTCTTTTTGTTATGGATAAAAAACCTTTTGAAAAAGTTCTGCTTCATGGTCTTATTCGCGATGAAGAAGGGCGAAAAATGTCAAAATCACTCGGAAACGGGATTGATCCTATGGAAATAATTGAAAAATACGGGTCAGATTCTCTACGACAAATGCTTCTTTTTAATTCAAGCCCAGGAAAAGATATAAGGTTTAGCGTTGAAAAATTAAATTCAGCTTGAAATTTAAGCAATAAACTCTGAAATATTGCCAAATATATTAAAAGTTTAGATAATACTCATAGAAAACCAGATTTTATCGACTTTTGAATGGAAGGTAAAATTTACGATTTTAAAAAACAAATTGTAAAAAACATTAAAAAATATAATTTTAGCGTGATTGGAACCGAAATTAATAATTTTATTTTTGGGGATTTTTCTTCTCGTTATATAGAATTGATTAAAACTAGACAAAACGGTTTTTATGCTAGAAAATTATTAAAAAGTGTTTTGATAATTTCGCACCCTTTTATGCCTTTTTTGACAGATTTTTTGATGGAAGAAATCTTTAATGAGGAAATTTTAGAACAAAAAATGCCTAGAGTTAGGCAATTTAGTGACAATCAAAAGGTCGAAAATATCCTTGAAATTATTGATAGTTTAAGATTTTACCGTGAAAATTTACAGATTTCAAAAAAAATTATGTTGGAATTTTGTGTTCTTGATGCCGAGTTCCAAAAAGAAGAAATTGAAATTATTAGTAAGTTTGTTTTTGGAAAATGGGTTCCAAACAACGAGTTTATTATCAAAACCAAAAACTTTAAAATTTCGCTTAAAATTCCTGACGAAGTAAAAAAAGCGCAAGAAGAAAACGATAAAAAAGAAATTCAGTTCTTAAAAAGCGAAATTTTAAGGGCAGAAACTTTACTTTCTAATCAAAAATTTGTCGAAAAAGCGCCTAAAGAAAAAGTTGAACAAGAACGCGAAAAACTTAAG
- a CDS encoding ECF transporter S component: MAKLTNMKISFVAIFISISVIMLIIGVRLAPFAVLPNFRFSIIGLPIKITSFIFGPIVGFLTGFLSDLITFLFIPGVYSWYYTLSLSLTGFIPGVFFWFFVVQGKKWFQKEKILERLGDKIFTQKREIFNYTYHAISHNSKDANLERKMRQNLLRLQKKVAKVQAWTEEKALLNFYWVSSFFVLALIAAAVISTVMFNSSIDFSKARFISSKTSFLILILFGTFSMIIFLLVARFINFFRKNERYLTLVPIVAFSALHEPIASVLAAKGDVESGALNNFETAFLTHIIISPAKIWINASVIYFTARAVLPLVYKKFSYSLT, from the coding sequence ATGGCTAAGTTGACGAATATGAAAATCTCTTTTGTGGCGATTTTCATATCAATTTCAGTAATTATGTTAATAATCGGGGTCAGATTGGCTCCTTTTGCTGTTTTGCCAAATTTTCGCTTTTCAATTATAGGACTGCCGATTAAAATAACAAGCTTTATTTTTGGACCAATAGTTGGTTTTTTAACTGGTTTTTTATCAGATTTAATTACTTTTTTGTTTATTCCTGGCGTTTATTCTTGATATTATACTCTCAGCCTTTCACTTACTGGGTTTATTCCTGGCGTTTTCTTTTGATTTTTTGTTGTTCAAGGGAAAAAATGATTTCAAAAAGAGAAAATTTTAGAACGCCTAGGGGATAAAATTTTTACCCAAAAGCGAGAAATTTTTAATTACACTTATCATGCAATTAGCCATAACTCAAAAGATGCAAACTTAGAGCGAAAAATGCGGCAAAATTTGCTTAGATTACAAAAAAAAGTTGCTAAAGTCCAAGCTTGAACTGAAGAAAAAGCTTTACTGAATTTTTATTGAGTATCGAGCTTTTTTGTCCTGGCTTTAATAGCTGCAGCAGTTATTTCGACGGTTATGTTTAATTCTTCTATTGATTTTAGCAAAGCGCGCTTCATTTCTAGCAAAACTTCGTTTTTAATTTTGATTCTTTTTGGTACTTTTTCAATGATTATCTTCTTACTTGTTGCGCGTTTTATTAACTTTTTCCGTAAAAATGAGCGATATTTGACTCTTGTTCCGATCGTTGCATTTTCTGCTTTACATGAGCCAATTGCAAGTGTTCTTGCCGCAAAAGGCGATGTAGAATCTGGTGCGCTTAATAATTTTGAAACTGCTTTTTTGACACATATAATTATTTCTCCAGCCAAAATTTGGATTAATGCGTCTGTTATTTATTTCACTGCAAGAGCTGTTTTACCGCTAGTTTATAAAAAATTCTCTTACTCTCTTACTTAA